One stretch of Coriobacteriia bacterium DNA includes these proteins:
- a CDS encoding ABC transporter ATP-binding protein, giving the protein MNVIETAKLTKYYGKTRGIVDVDMTVMEGEILGFIGPNGAGKSTTIRTLLGLIHPTSGSATIFGKDVTKYGPEIRQEVGYLPSEVFYYDDMRVIDLLRYSASFYRKDGKAILKRIKDLAEMFDLDLKKKIDDLSYGNKKKVGIIQGLAHEPRLIILDEPTGGLDPLIQQEFFNLLKEENKRGAAVLFSSHILSEVQRLCDRVAIIKDGSIIRVEEIRTLLENQTKRFTLETSGAPDMSRFAIEGVGDLTTVGNSVSFLYRGRINDITRVLAEQDLVDLLVEEPDLEEIFMHYYQKEEVR; this is encoded by the coding sequence ATGAATGTGATCGAGACCGCGAAGCTGACGAAGTACTACGGCAAGACGAGAGGCATCGTCGACGTCGACATGACCGTGATGGAGGGCGAGATCCTCGGCTTCATCGGCCCGAACGGCGCCGGGAAGTCCACGACGATCAGGACCCTTCTCGGCCTCATCCACCCCACGAGCGGCTCGGCGACCATCTTCGGGAAAGACGTCACCAAGTACGGCCCGGAGATCCGGCAGGAGGTCGGCTACCTGCCCTCCGAGGTCTTCTACTACGACGACATGCGGGTGATCGATCTCCTGAGGTACTCGGCGAGCTTCTACCGCAAGGACGGCAAGGCCATCCTGAAGCGGATAAAGGACCTCGCCGAGATGTTCGACCTCGACCTGAAGAAGAAGATCGACGACCTGTCCTACGGCAACAAGAAGAAGGTCGGCATCATCCAGGGGCTCGCGCACGAGCCGAGGCTCATCATCCTCGACGAGCCGACCGGCGGACTGGACCCTCTCATCCAACAGGAGTTCTTCAACCTGCTGAAGGAGGAGAACAAGCGGGGCGCCGCGGTGCTCTTCTCCTCGCACATCCTGAGCGAGGTGCAGAGACTCTGCGACCGGGTGGCGATCATCAAGGACGGCTCGATCATCAGGGTCGAGGAGATCCGGACGCTCCTGGAGAACCAGACCAAACGCTTCACGCTCGAAACGTCCGGTGCACCCGACATGTCGCGATTCGCCATCGAAGGCGTCGGCGATCTGACGACGGTCGGGAACTCCGTGAGCTTCCTCTATCGCGGCCGCATCAACGACATCACGAGGGTCCTCGCCGAGCAGGACCTTGTCGACCTTCTGGTCGAGGAACCGGACCTGGAAGAGATCTTCATGCACTACTACCAGAAAGAGGAAGTACGGTGA
- a CDS encoding ABC transporter permease subunit, whose product MNVFLHELRSYRKSTIIWASSMCALIVVFMALYPAFTKDVAATKNLLSQLPPALRTAFNISLGNFFTIYGFYGYLLSFAILAGAIQAMNVGTGVISKEISGKTADFLLSKPVTRTRVVSAKLAAALTVIVITDAVFAAVSYLTALTVAKEPFAAKTFFLMTSTLLLVQVMFLALGALFSVAIPKIKSVVSVSLPTVFTFYIVGMLGDVLKNDKVRYVSPFKFYEADYIIDHVGLEGRYLVIEVVFVIAAIALCYAIYVKKNVRAAV is encoded by the coding sequence GTGAACGTCTTCCTCCACGAACTGAGGTCTTACCGGAAGTCCACGATCATCTGGGCGTCGTCTATGTGCGCCCTCATCGTCGTCTTCATGGCCCTGTATCCCGCCTTCACCAAGGACGTAGCGGCCACCAAGAATCTCCTCAGCCAGTTGCCTCCAGCCCTGAGGACCGCGTTCAACATCTCACTGGGGAACTTCTTCACTATCTACGGCTTCTACGGGTATCTTCTGAGCTTCGCCATCCTAGCGGGAGCGATCCAGGCCATGAACGTCGGTACGGGCGTCATCTCGAAGGAGATATCAGGCAAGACCGCCGACTTCCTGCTGTCCAAGCCGGTGACCCGCACTCGAGTGGTCTCCGCCAAGCTGGCCGCGGCGCTCACGGTGATCGTCATCACCGACGCGGTCTTCGCGGCGGTCTCGTATCTCACTGCGCTGACCGTGGCCAAGGAACCGTTCGCCGCGAAGACCTTCTTCCTGATGACGTCCACGCTTCTTCTCGTCCAGGTGATGTTCCTGGCGCTGGGGGCGCTGTTCTCGGTGGCCATCCCGAAGATCAAGTCGGTGGTCTCGGTGTCCCTGCCGACCGTCTTCACCTTCTACATCGTCGGTATGCTCGGCGACGTGTTGAAGAACGACAAGGTCCGCTACGTCTCCCCGTTCAAGTTCTACGAGGCCGACTACATCATCGATCACGTCGGCCTCGAAGGCAGATACCTAGTCATCGAGGTGGTGTTCGTCATAGCGGCGATCGCCCTGTGCTATGCGATCTACGTCAAGAAGAACGTCCGCGCCGCGGTATAG
- a CDS encoding bacteriohemerythrin, whose product MALLEWNESLRVNVANVDEQHQQLVQMINTLHDAMADGRSKEIMGELMGGLIRYTVIHFGTEEAYFDQFGYPQAEDHKEQHRRFVAQVGDFKQGFDDGRLFLSMDVMDFLSEWLVEHIQGSDRAFGPFLNQHGVV is encoded by the coding sequence ATGGCATTGTTGGAGTGGAACGAGAGTCTGCGCGTGAACGTGGCGAACGTGGACGAGCAGCACCAGCAGCTCGTCCAGATGATAAATACGCTGCACGACGCCATGGCCGATGGCCGCAGCAAAGAGATCATGGGCGAGTTGATGGGTGGATTGATCCGGTACACGGTGATCCATTTCGGCACCGAGGAAGCCTACTTCGATCAGTTCGGCTATCCCCAGGCTGAGGACCACAAGGAACAGCATCGCCGCTTCGTCGCGCAAGTCGGAGATTTCAAGCAGGGCTTCGATGATGGACGACTCTTCCTGTCGATGGATGTGATGGACTTCTTGAGTGAGTGGCTTGTCGAGCACATCCAGGGCAGCGACAGAGCGTTCGGACCGTTCCTGAATCAGCACGGCGTCGTGTGA
- a CDS encoding ABC transporter permease subunit, protein MNMFLRELKAHRTGLIWWCLGMAALVASGMGKYAAYSGAGQSATDMLSALPKAIQTVFGMSGFDLTTASGFYGVLFMYIALMGAVHAALLGSNVISEEERDKTSEFLYSKPVPRGTVLTAKLLAGLFNVVVFNLATLASSFYFVGYFSKDGQSSSRDILVLMAGLFFLQLIFFSIGAMMAGVARRPKSAPSRATSIMFLTFMLAYLVNLNEKLDFLKYLSPFKYFDAATLMADGRLDPLYVALSVAIVVLAIAGTYRFHSERDLGA, encoded by the coding sequence ATGAACATGTTTCTGCGAGAACTGAAGGCCCACCGCACCGGCTTGATCTGGTGGTGCCTCGGCATGGCGGCCCTGGTCGCCTCGGGTATGGGCAAGTACGCCGCCTACTCGGGAGCAGGGCAATCCGCTACGGACATGCTCTCGGCGCTCCCCAAGGCGATCCAGACGGTCTTCGGGATGTCCGGGTTCGATCTCACGACGGCGAGCGGCTTCTACGGCGTGCTGTTCATGTACATCGCGCTGATGGGCGCCGTGCACGCGGCCCTACTGGGTTCGAACGTCATCTCGGAAGAGGAGCGGGACAAGACCTCCGAGTTCCTCTACTCCAAGCCCGTCCCCCGCGGGACGGTCCTGACCGCGAAGCTCCTGGCCGGGCTGTTCAACGTCGTCGTCTTCAACCTCGCGACTCTGGCCTCGTCGTTCTACTTCGTCGGCTACTTCAGCAAGGACGGGCAGTCGTCCAGCAGGGACATCCTCGTCCTGATGGCCGGCCTGTTCTTCCTGCAGCTGATCTTCTTCTCGATCGGCGCGATGATGGCCGGAGTCGCCAGGAGACCGAAGTCCGCGCCCTCGAGGGCGACTTCGATCATGTTCCTGACCTTCATGCTGGCGTATCTCGTGAACCTCAACGAGAAGCTGGACTTCCTGAAGTACCTCTCGCCGTTCAAGTACTTCGACGCCGCCACGCTGATGGCGGACGGACGGCTCGACCCGCTCTACGTCGCGCTGTCGGTGGCCATCGTCGTCCTCGCAATCGCCGGGACGTACCGCTTCCACTCCGAGCGAGACCTGGGCGCGTAG